The Streptomyces sp. Alt3 genome has a segment encoding these proteins:
- a CDS encoding HAD family hydrolase, protein MTVPTHESPPAPAAPSDHRSRALLLDLDGVLLDTRPVMRKAWQRVQEFHGVALPFRDYERHLGREFGDIMQRLGLTDTEAVRQTYEAESVATAHLAEEFAGIVETLHAFVAADWRLGVVTSKHVDRAAPLLARLGCPFATIRTPAGAGRTKPAPDPLLLALVDLGVDPASAVYVGDMAVDQESAARAGVPYVHAAWGYGQPTAPDPETAASPKELLSLLLPAKQLVEGSTV, encoded by the coding sequence ATGACCGTTCCCACTCACGAATCGCCACCGGCTCCGGCCGCGCCGAGCGACCACAGGTCGCGCGCTCTTCTTCTAGACCTCGACGGCGTCCTGCTCGACACGCGTCCGGTGATGCGGAAGGCGTGGCAGAGGGTCCAGGAGTTCCATGGCGTCGCGCTCCCCTTCCGCGACTACGAGCGCCACCTGGGTCGCGAGTTCGGGGACATCATGCAGCGATTGGGCCTGACTGACACCGAGGCGGTCCGCCAGACGTACGAGGCGGAGTCCGTGGCCACCGCGCATCTCGCGGAGGAGTTCGCCGGCATCGTCGAGACGCTCCACGCCTTCGTGGCCGCCGACTGGCGGCTGGGCGTCGTGACGTCCAAGCACGTCGACCGGGCGGCCCCGCTCCTCGCGCGCCTCGGGTGTCCCTTCGCGACCATCCGCACGCCCGCAGGAGCGGGCCGGACGAAGCCGGCCCCGGACCCGCTCCTCCTGGCGCTGGTCGACCTGGGAGTCGACCCTGCCTCCGCCGTCTACGTGGGTGACATGGCGGTCGACCAGGAGTCGGCCGCACGCGCCGGCGTCCCCTATGTACACGCTGCATGGGGCTACGGGCAGCCGACGGCTCCCGACCCCGAGACGGCCGCGTCGCCCAAGGAACTGCTGAGCCTCCTCCTCCCCGCCAAGCAGCTCGTCGAGGGGAGCACGGTGTGA